The stretch of DNA AGCGAGTAGTCAATTTGTGCAGAAAATCGGTACGAGCATCTTTAATTTTGGCGTGTATTCTGGCTACTTTAAGTCGCGCGCGCTCTCGGTTACTAGAGCCTTTGGTTTTCCGACTCAGTTCCTTTTGTGCGCACGCAAGCTTCTGATACAGCCGATTAAAATGCTTGGGATTAGCTATCTTGTCACCATCACTGGTACTAAGCAGACTAGAAACACCAACATCCAATCCAATCTTTTGCTCAGTTGGTGGAAGTACTTCTACGGTATAATCATCAACCAACAAAGAAACGAACCATCTACCAGAAGGTTCGAGTTTAACAGTAACAGTCGATGGTTCGCATCCTTGTGGAAGATACCTCGACCAAACGATATTCAATGGTTCGCTGCACTTAGCCAGCCAAACTTTACCATCTCGGTACTTAAAAGCCGACTTGGTAAATTCTGCCGAACCACCATTACGTTTTTTCTTAAAACGAGGATATTTAGCTCTTTTGCCCCAAAAGTTAGAAAAGGCTTTTTGCAAATGCCTCAAGCATTGCTGCAAAGGTACGCAGCTAACCTCATTGAGAAAATCAAGTTCTTCGGTTTTCTTCCAACTGGTCAACAAACTAGAAGTTTGTTTGTAATCAATTCTTGTTTGTTTTTCATACCAAGCGATTGTTCTTGCAGCCAAAGCTTTGTTGTAGACCAAACGCACACAACCCATTGTCCGTCGCAAGAGATTTTCTTGCGATAGTGTTGGGTAAAAGCGAAACTTGTAGGCACGTTCAGTCATGCCTCACATTTTAACACGTTTAATGTAAAGCCGTCCTAGAAGGACGGGGTTTCTACCCAGGAATTTTGATGAACCAATACGTAACAAGGGTTCACCCCACTCAAGCCTTAATCTGTTCTTAATCTGACTGAATCAGCATGAGAAGGTAATCCTTCTGCCTGAGCCAAAATTTGAATTGTACTCGACATTTTCTTCAACGCCACAGGGGAATACTGAATTAAACTCGAATGCTTCATAAAAGTCTCTACTCCCAAAGCTGAAGCATAGCGAGCAGCCCCTGACGTTGGTAAAGTATGGTTGGGACCAGCTAAATAATCTCCTACTGCTTCTGGGGTGGAATTTCCTAAGAAAATTGCTCCTGCATGACGAATATGCTCTAATAAATCCCAAGGTTCACTCACTTCTAATTCCAAATGTTCTGGGGCAAAAAGATTGGATAGTTCGGCTGCCGTTTCTAACGAATCTACTACTACGATTAACCCATAGTGAGCGATCGCTTTTTCGGTCAGAATTTTACGAGGATGATTTTCTAATTGCCGACTAACTTCTTGCTGTACCTTGTATGCCAAAGTAGCATCCGTAGTTAACAAAATCGCTGCTGCCATTGGATCGTGTTCTGCTTGTGCCAACAAATCGGCTGCTACATAGACAGGATTAGCTTGATGATCGGCGATAATTAATACTTCAGAAGGACCAGCTAAAGAATCAATCCCAACTTTTCCATAGACCATTTTCTTGGCAAGCGTTACATAAATATTGCCAGGGCCTGTAATGACATCTACTTTAGGAATCGTTTCTGTTCCATAAGCCAACGCTGCGATCGCTTGTGCGCCACCAATTCGATAAATTTCTTCGATCCCAACTTCTTGTGCTGCCACTAATACCGCAGGATTAATTTTTAAGTCTTCTCCTGGAGGCGTAACCATAACAATTTTGGGTACTTTTGCCACTTTAGCCGGAATAGCATTCATTAAAACTGTGCTAGGATAAGCTGCTCTCCCACCTGGTACGTATAACCCTGCTCGATCAACGGGAGTATAGCGTTTACCCAAGACAACTTCGTCATCTTCAAACTGTACCCAAGATTTTGGTATTCGTTGACGATGAAAAGCTTCAATTTTTTGACACGCTAATTGAATAGCATGAAGTAAATCCTGGGAAATTTGTTGATAAGCAGCATCTAATTCTGAGCCACTTACCTTTAATTTTTCTAAAGGTAACACCTGTTGGTCAAATTTCTCTGTGTAAGCCAGCAGGGCAGTATCACCTTGAGTTTTGACATTAGTGATGATTTCTCTAACCAGCTCTTCTTTCGGTCGCATATCGTCATCAAATGTGCGACCGCCGATCCGCTTTAATTCTGTTTGTGCCTCAGTTTGTTGAGTGATTATTCGCAGCATGTAGTCCCCATATCCGCTCTTTGCTACTACCCAATGAGTTTTACTTGGCGATTGCCGTCAATGTCACTAGGTAATGACTAGACTAACCGCTAATACATAATTTTTATCTTACTTATAGCTTAACCTGGATTTAAGACTGGTCGTGCTACCCAGAACACATTAATTCCAGAGATACTCTATAATTAAGATCGAGCTAAAAAGGTAAATTCTATTACTTGTATCTTGACTGTAGCAAATTTTAACTGTTATAATCTTACTTCTGATTCTATAAATATTTACAACCAAAACAACTATTTCTAAAAGAAACTGTGGCTAATTCTAGATCCGCACTCAAGCGCATTAAAATAGCTGAACGCAACCGACTCCGTAATAAAGCATACAAATCAGCAATCAAAACCCTGATGAAAAACTACTTTAATGCAGTGGAGCTTTACTCGGCAACCCCAAGTCAAGACAACTTGGATCAAATTCAACGATCAATGTCGGCAGCTTATAGCAAAATAGATAAAGCAGTCAAAACAAAAGTATTGCATACTAATAATGGAGCTAGGAAAAAAGCCCGTTTAGCTAAAGCTCTCAAGCAGCTTACAGCACAGGCTTCCTAAAAAAATACGGGAAGCATTTCGCTCGAAGAGCAAATCGCTCTGCAATTAAACACCAGCTCTTAAGTTTAAATTGCTCAGTAATTATGGCAGGCAGCATCATCAGCAAATGCAGTTAATTGATACCCATGTTCACATCAATTTTGATGTCTTTCAGGGGAATTTAAGCTCTTTGCGACAGCGTTGGCAACAAGCAGGGGTAGTACATTTAGTTCATTCTTGTGTAGAGCCAGAAGAATTTCAGGGAATACAATCCTTAGCGGATCAGTTCCCTGAATTGTCTTTTGCAGTCGGATTACATCCATTAGATGCCGACAAATGGACAGACTCTACTGCCGATCAGATTAAAGCTTTAGCTAACTCAGACCAGAGAGTAGTCGCAATAGGCGAAACTGGGTTAGATTTTTATAAGGCAGATAATTATGAGCAGCAAAAACAAGCTCTGCGATCGCAATTGGCAATAGCTAAAGAACTCAATAAACCAGTTATCCTTCACTGTCGCGATGCAGCCCGAATTTTGCAGCAAGTCTGTCAAGATTTGGGACTCAATCAAATTCCCAAAGGAGTAATGCACTGTTGGGGAGGAAATAAACAAGAAACTCAGTGGTTTTTAGATTTAGGTTTTTATATAAGTTTTAGTGGGATTTTAACTTTTAAAAATGCACAACAAATTCAAGAGTCAGCTAAATTAGTACCTAGCGATCGCTTGTTAATCGAAACTGATTGTCCCTTTTTGGCTCCTGTACCAAAACGAGGAAAAACCAATGAACCAGCCTATGTTAGTTATGTAGCAGAGTTTTTAGCGTCTTTGCGCAACGTTTCAGTAGAAACTATAGCTCAACAAACTACTGAAAATGCCTGTAAACTTTTTGGCATTGAGCTAACTCAATCCAACTAATGATTTCTGTACTAACTAAAACCAAGTTTGTTTAATCAAAAATGGTCGTTCTTCTTTCCAAATTAAACCTTTGTTAACAAGCCTTTCCCATTCATAAACTATTAATGAGGCAAAAACCAAATTTATAATTTATATATTATTTCCTCTCGCCAAAGATCTCAAGAAATACGCCATCAATTAAAACCCTCATGACTAATTTATCCTACAATTTGCTACCAGACCTGATCGAAATTCAACGTTCTAGTTTTCGTTGGTTTTTAGAAGAAGGACTCATAGAAGAATTAAATAGTTTTTCTCCGATTACTGACTATACAGGAAAATTTGAATTACATTTTTTGGGAGAAAACTACAAACTCAAAGAACCTAAATATACGGTAGATGAAGCTAAAAGTAGAGATAGTACTTACAACGTGCAGATGTATGTACCGACTCGCTTAATTAACAAAGAAACCGGAGTCATCAATGAAATGGAAGTGTTTATCGGCGATCTTCCTTTGATGACTGACCGAGGTACTTTTATTATTAATGGCGCAGAACGAGTTATCGTCAATCAAATCGTTCGTTCTCCAGGAGTTTATTACAAAGCAGAAACAGATAAAAATGGTCGACGTACCTACTCTGCTTCCTTAATTCCTAACCGAGGAGCTTGGTTAAAATTTGAAACCGATAAAAATGGTTTAGTTTGGGTCAGAATTGATAAAACCCGCAAACTCTCAGCCCAAGTATTACTTAAAGCAATTGGGTTAACAGACAACGAAATTTTTGATGGATTAAGACATCCTGATTTTTATCAAAAGACTCTTGACAAAGAAGGTAATCCCAGTGAAGAGGAAGCTTTACTAGAGTTATATCGCAAATTACGTCCTGGTGAACCACCAACAGTAAGTGGTGGACAGCAGTTATTAGAATCAAGATTTTTTGACCCTAAAAGATACGATCTGGGTAGAGTTGGTCGTTACAAATTAAACAAAAAACTGCGTCTCAATGTTGCTGATACGGTTAGGGTGCTTACTCCAACAGATATTTTGGCAGCGATCGATTATTTGGTTAACTTAGAGTTTGATGTTGGTAGCATCGATGACATTGACCACTTGGGTAATCGTCGAGTACGTTCGGTAGGAGAGTTATTACAGAACCAAGTTCGGGTGGGTTTAAACCGTTTAGAAAGAATTATTCGGGAACGAATGACCGTAAGTGAGGCAGAAACCTTAACTCCCGCAGCTTTAGTTAACCCTAAACCCTTAGTCGCTGCTATTAAAGAGTTTTTCGGTTCATCTCAGTTATCTCAATTTATGGATCAAACCAATCCTTTAGCTGAGTTGACTCATAAACGTCGTCTTTCTGCTTTAGGACCAGGAGGATTAACCAGAGAAAGAGCAGGATTTGCCGTCAGAGATATCCATCCCTCTCACTATGGTCGAATTTGCCCTGTAGAAACTCCTGAAGGACCAAATGCTGGTTTAATTGGTTCTTTAGCTACCTATGCCAGAGTCAACGAGTTTGGTTTTATTGCCACTCCTTACTATCGAGTCGAAAATGGCAGAGTGGATCGCGACCGCGATCCGATCTATTTAACCGCCGACGAAGAAGATGATCTTAGAGTAGCAGCAGGTGACGTTCCTACAGACGAACAAGGATATATTTTAGGAGAAAGTTCTCCAATTCGCTATCGTCAAGAGTTTTCTACTTGTAAACCTGACGAAGTGGATTATGTAGCGGTTTCACCAATGCAAATTGTCTCCGTGGCAACCAGTTTAATTCCCTTTTTAGAACACGATGACGCTAACCGCGCCTTAATGGGTTCAAATATGCAGCGTCAAGCTGTACCATTACTGCGGCCAGAAAGACCCTTAGTAGGAACTGGTTTAGAAGCCCAAGCAGCCAGAGACTCAGGGATGGTGGTTGTATCTCGGACTCACGGGATCGTAACCTATCTAGATGCTAAGGTGATTCGCGTGCGAGTAATGGAAGGAGACAATGAGCCTCACTCCCCTGCACCAGGAAGAGAAATTGAATACAAATTACAAAAGTATCAACGTTCTAATCAGGATACCTGTCTCAATCAACGTCCCTTGGTCTACATCGGAGAAGAAGTTGTTCCAGGTCAAGTCTTAGCTGATGGTTCTGCCACCGAAGGAGGAGAACTCGCTTTAGGTCAAAACATTCTAGTTTCTTATATGCCTTGGGAAGGATATAACTATGAAGACGCGATTTTAATCAGCGAAAGATTAGTCTACGATGATGTTTACACTAGTATTCACGTAGAAAAATTTGAAATTGAAGCACGACAAACCAAACTAGGACCAGAAGAAATCACTAGGGAAATTCCTAACGTCGGGGAAGATGCTCTCAGAAACCTAGATGAACGAGGCATTATTCATATTGGTGCTTGGGTAGAAGCAGGAGATATTTTAGTAGGAAAAGTCACTCCCAAAGGAGAATCTGACCAACCTCCCGAAGAAAAGTTACTGCGTGCCATTTTTGGAGAAAAAGCTAGAGATGTCCGCGATAATTCTCTGAGAGTTCCGAATGGAGAAAAAGGCAGAGTAGTCGATGTGCGAGTCTTTACCAGAGAGCAAGGAGACGAACTTCCCCCTGGAGCAAACATGGTAGTAAGAGTCTATGTAGCTCAAAAACGGAAAATCCAAGTCGGAGACAAAATGGCAGGTCGTCATGGTAATAAAGGAATTATTTCGCGTATTTTGCCCATCGAAGATATGCCTTATTTGCCAGATGGTACTCCAGTAGACATTGTTCTCAATCCTTTGGGTGTTCCTTCACGGATGAATGTAGGACAAGTGTTTGAGTGTTTACTCGGTTGGGCTGGTGAACATTTAGGCATGAGATTTAAAATTACTCCTTTTGATGAAATGTACGGTAAGGAAGCATCAAGGGAAACCGTTCACGGCAAGATCAAAGAGGCGACTTATAAACCAGGTCGCAATTGGGTCTTTGATGACGAGAATCCTGGCAAAATCCAAGTGTTTGATGGACGGACTGGAGAACCTTTTGACCGACCAGTAACCGTAGGTAAAGCCTATATGTTGAAGCTGGTTCATCTAGTCGATGATAAGATTCACGCTCGTTCGACAGGACCTTATTCTCTCGTAACTCAACAACCTCTGGGTGGAAAGGCTCAACAAGGTGGTCAGCGTTTTGGTGAAATGGAGGTATGGGCATTAGAAGCCTATGGAGCAGCTTATACCTTACAAGAATTACTCACCGTCAAATCAGACGATATGCAAGGTCGAAACGAAGCCTTAAACGCAATTGTCAAAGGTAAGCCGATTCCTCGTCCTGGTACACCAGAATCCTTTAAAGTACTAATGCGAGAATTACAATCCTTGGGATTAGACATAGCTGTACATAAAATAGATACTTCAGAAGATGGCAGTAGTCGTGATGTGGAAGTAGATTTGATGGCTGATACTTCTCGACGTACTCCTAATCGACCTACCTATGAATCTTTAAATCGGGA from Stanieria cyanosphaera PCC 7437 encodes:
- the rpsT gene encoding 30S ribosomal protein S20, which encodes MANSRSALKRIKIAERNRLRNKAYKSAIKTLMKNYFNAVELYSATPSQDNLDQIQRSMSAAYSKIDKAVKTKVLHTNNGARKKARLAKALKQLTAQAS
- a CDS encoding TatD family hydrolase; amino-acid sequence: MQLIDTHVHINFDVFQGNLSSLRQRWQQAGVVHLVHSCVEPEEFQGIQSLADQFPELSFAVGLHPLDADKWTDSTADQIKALANSDQRVVAIGETGLDFYKADNYEQQKQALRSQLAIAKELNKPVILHCRDAARILQQVCQDLGLNQIPKGVMHCWGGNKQETQWFLDLGFYISFSGILTFKNAQQIQESAKLVPSDRLLIETDCPFLAPVPKRGKTNEPAYVSYVAEFLASLRNVSVETIAQQTTENACKLFGIELTQSN
- the rpoB gene encoding DNA-directed RNA polymerase subunit beta, with protein sequence MTNLSYNLLPDLIEIQRSSFRWFLEEGLIEELNSFSPITDYTGKFELHFLGENYKLKEPKYTVDEAKSRDSTYNVQMYVPTRLINKETGVINEMEVFIGDLPLMTDRGTFIINGAERVIVNQIVRSPGVYYKAETDKNGRRTYSASLIPNRGAWLKFETDKNGLVWVRIDKTRKLSAQVLLKAIGLTDNEIFDGLRHPDFYQKTLDKEGNPSEEEALLELYRKLRPGEPPTVSGGQQLLESRFFDPKRYDLGRVGRYKLNKKLRLNVADTVRVLTPTDILAAIDYLVNLEFDVGSIDDIDHLGNRRVRSVGELLQNQVRVGLNRLERIIRERMTVSEAETLTPAALVNPKPLVAAIKEFFGSSQLSQFMDQTNPLAELTHKRRLSALGPGGLTRERAGFAVRDIHPSHYGRICPVETPEGPNAGLIGSLATYARVNEFGFIATPYYRVENGRVDRDRDPIYLTADEEDDLRVAAGDVPTDEQGYILGESSPIRYRQEFSTCKPDEVDYVAVSPMQIVSVATSLIPFLEHDDANRALMGSNMQRQAVPLLRPERPLVGTGLEAQAARDSGMVVVSRTHGIVTYLDAKVIRVRVMEGDNEPHSPAPGREIEYKLQKYQRSNQDTCLNQRPLVYIGEEVVPGQVLADGSATEGGELALGQNILVSYMPWEGYNYEDAILISERLVYDDVYTSIHVEKFEIEARQTKLGPEEITREIPNVGEDALRNLDERGIIHIGAWVEAGDILVGKVTPKGESDQPPEEKLLRAIFGEKARDVRDNSLRVPNGEKGRVVDVRVFTREQGDELPPGANMVVRVYVAQKRKIQVGDKMAGRHGNKGIISRILPIEDMPYLPDGTPVDIVLNPLGVPSRMNVGQVFECLLGWAGEHLGMRFKITPFDEMYGKEASRETVHGKIKEATYKPGRNWVFDDENPGKIQVFDGRTGEPFDRPVTVGKAYMLKLVHLVDDKIHARSTGPYSLVTQQPLGGKAQQGGQRFGEMEVWALEAYGAAYTLQELLTVKSDDMQGRNEALNAIVKGKPIPRPGTPESFKVLMRELQSLGLDIAVHKIDTSEDGSSRDVEVDLMADTSRRTPNRPTYESLNREDLQEEEV
- the hisD gene encoding histidinol dehydrogenase — translated: MLRIITQQTEAQTELKRIGGRTFDDDMRPKEELVREIITNVKTQGDTALLAYTEKFDQQVLPLEKLKVSGSELDAAYQQISQDLLHAIQLACQKIEAFHRQRIPKSWVQFEDDEVVLGKRYTPVDRAGLYVPGGRAAYPSTVLMNAIPAKVAKVPKIVMVTPPGEDLKINPAVLVAAQEVGIEEIYRIGGAQAIAALAYGTETIPKVDVITGPGNIYVTLAKKMVYGKVGIDSLAGPSEVLIIADHQANPVYVAADLLAQAEHDPMAAAILLTTDATLAYKVQQEVSRQLENHPRKILTEKAIAHYGLIVVVDSLETAAELSNLFAPEHLELEVSEPWDLLEHIRHAGAIFLGNSTPEAVGDYLAGPNHTLPTSGAARYASALGVETFMKHSSLIQYSPVALKKMSSTIQILAQAEGLPSHADSVRLRTD
- a CDS encoding RNA-guided endonuclease InsQ/TnpB family protein — translated: MTERAYKFRFYPTLSQENLLRRTMGCVRLVYNKALAARTIAWYEKQTRIDYKQTSSLLTSWKKTEELDFLNEVSCVPLQQCLRHLQKAFSNFWGKRAKYPRFKKKRNGGSAEFTKSAFKYRDGKVWLAKCSEPLNIVWSRYLPQGCEPSTVTVKLEPSGRWFVSLLVDDYTVEVLPPTEQKIGLDVGVSSLLSTSDGDKIANPKHFNRLYQKLACAQKELSRKTKGSSNRERARLKVARIHAKIKDARTDFLHKLTTRLVRLYSLIAIEDLAVSNMVKNRKLARSLSDAAICQMFRQLEYKCEWYGRKLVKIDRFFPSSKRCHHCGFVMDKLPLNIRSWDCPSCKTTGIDRDINAGKNILAAGLAVIVCGADIRPDNHSVKGASAVLGVSPMSNSRRQLRKTAHSGRKQKPKS